A portion of the Nitratidesulfovibrio termitidis HI1 genome contains these proteins:
- a CDS encoding 16S rRNA (guanine(527)-N(7))-methyltransferase RsmG — protein MPPADVHVSLKELSRLCAEAGFGPGDVPETALAALAGYLELLMKWNRVMNLVGTHTWQATFRTLIVDSLHLARFLRALPLPETPETWDLGAGAGLPGIPLRAIWQAGSYHLVDAREKRTLFLSNVLARHPLPGTVVFRGRVQEFMPTRPKADCVVSRAFLPWPEVLELVRGHVAPGGMVVFLANEGAPASLSPGWKAAARAEYEVQAPPPHGAGGASARGGRSGQSGGAASKGGAEPATTTRHLWALALE, from the coding sequence ATGCCCCCCGCAGATGTCCACGTATCGTTGAAGGAACTGTCCCGGCTGTGTGCCGAGGCCGGGTTTGGCCCGGGCGACGTGCCGGAAACCGCACTGGCCGCGCTGGCGGGCTATCTGGAACTGCTGATGAAGTGGAACCGGGTCATGAATCTGGTGGGCACGCACACATGGCAGGCCACTTTCCGCACCCTGATCGTGGACAGCCTGCACCTGGCGCGCTTTCTGCGCGCGCTGCCCCTGCCGGAAACTCCGGAAACGTGGGATCTTGGCGCGGGGGCGGGGCTGCCGGGCATCCCCCTGCGTGCGATATGGCAAGCGGGCAGCTATCATCTTGTGGATGCGCGCGAGAAGCGCACCCTGTTCCTGTCCAACGTGCTGGCCCGCCATCCCCTGCCGGGCACCGTGGTGTTCCGGGGCAGGGTGCAGGAGTTCATGCCCACGCGGCCCAAGGCGGATTGCGTGGTAAGCCGCGCCTTTCTGCCCTGGCCCGAGGTGCTGGAACTGGTGCGGGGCCATGTGGCCCCCGGCGGCATGGTGGTGTTTCTGGCCAACGAGGGAGCGCCCGCAAGCCTGTCCCCCGGCTGGAAGGCGGCGGCGCGGGCGGAATACGAGGTGCAGGCCCCGCCGCCGCATGGCGCGGGCGGGGCATCCGCGCGGGGGGGACGAAGCGGGCAGAGTGGCGGCGCAGCGTCGAAAGGCGGCGCGGAACCCGCAACCACCACGCGCCATCTGTGGGCACTGGCTCTGGAGTGA
- a CDS encoding MlaE family ABC transporter permease, producing MSTGPGILAPVTAVGAATLRLLGEMGAMFLFLADGLRLIFASPKQIPKILNQVFVIGSKSLFVILLIGIFTGMVLGLQGYYTLVKFGSEGLLGAAVALSLIRELGPVLTAIMVTGRAGSSMAAEIGVMRITDQIDALDVMDINPMSYLVAPRIAASLISFPLLTAVFDVVGILGGYVTGVTLLGINEGVYFYRIQTSVEMADITGGFMKSLLFAVIVATVSCYQGYFTHMRRDGVGPEGVSNSTTSAVVLSCVFVLVADYALTSFLL from the coding sequence ATGAGCACAGGCCCCGGCATACTCGCCCCCGTCACCGCCGTTGGCGCGGCCACCTTGCGCCTGCTGGGCGAGATGGGGGCCATGTTCCTGTTCCTGGCGGACGGCCTGCGCCTCATCTTCGCCTCGCCCAAGCAGATTCCCAAGATACTGAACCAGGTGTTCGTCATCGGCTCCAAGTCGCTGTTCGTCATCCTGCTCATCGGGATATTCACCGGCATGGTGCTGGGCCTGCAAGGGTACTACACGCTGGTCAAGTTCGGGTCCGAAGGGCTGCTGGGCGCAGCCGTGGCCCTTTCGCTGATCCGCGAGCTGGGGCCGGTGCTGACGGCCATCATGGTCACCGGGCGGGCCGGGTCGTCCATGGCCGCCGAAATCGGGGTCATGCGCATCACCGACCAGATCGACGCGCTGGACGTCATGGACATCAACCCCATGTCCTATCTGGTGGCCCCGCGCATCGCCGCCTCGCTTATTTCCTTTCCGCTGCTGACGGCGGTGTTCGACGTGGTGGGCATCCTTGGCGGATACGTCACCGGCGTCACCCTGCTGGGCATCAACGAAGGCGTGTATTTCTACCGCATCCAGACCAGCGTGGAGATGGCCGACATCACCGGCGGCTTCATGAAGTCGCTGCTGTTCGCGGTCATCGTGGCCACGGTAAGCTGCTATCAGGGCTATTTCACCCACATGCGCCGCGACGGCGTGGGGCCCGAAGGCGTCAGC
- the argS gene encoding arginine--tRNA ligase — protein MRARQQLLASLQAIVKDMGLSWPEKATLEPPRDKSFGDLAANIALVLSKDAGVPPRELASRLAGALRDSDPAIASVDIAGPGFLNVTYSPDFWRETVLHVEAAGERYGATTVGAGRKAQVEYVSANPTGPLHIGHGRGAALGDCLARVLRFAGYDVTTEYYINDAGRQMRLLGLSVWLRALEITGRPFTLPEDFYRGDYIKDIAAEMLASNPGLVDLPEDEGKDRCFEYAMNSIMAGIKQDLADFRVEHQVWCSELSLVREGAVEKTFERLKAAGLAFEQDGALWFRTTTLGDDKDRVLRKSDGTLTYFASDIAYHDNKYDRGFDLVVDIWGADHHGYVPRMRAAVAALGKRPEQFDVILVQLVNLLQNGEQIAMSTRAGQFETLHDVVKEVGADAARFMFLSRKSDSHLDFDLELVKQRSMDNPVYYVQYAHARVCAVLRKAAERSIVLPARLDAAALAPLTQPEELDLLRLVDRMPDTLSAAAEGLAPHHVSFYLMELAGALHSYYAKVPVLNAADAETIVARLALLRAVGRAVANGLNLLGVEAPEAM, from the coding sequence ATGCGCGCACGTCAGCAGCTGCTGGCCTCCCTTCAGGCCATCGTGAAAGACATGGGGCTTTCCTGGCCCGAAAAGGCCACCCTTGAACCGCCCCGCGACAAGTCGTTCGGCGACCTTGCCGCCAACATCGCCCTTGTGCTTTCGAAGGACGCGGGCGTGCCCCCGCGCGAACTGGCCTCGCGCCTTGCCGGCGCCCTGCGCGATTCCGACCCGGCCATCGCCTCCGTGGACATCGCCGGTCCGGGCTTCCTGAACGTCACCTACTCGCCCGACTTCTGGCGAGAAACCGTGCTGCACGTGGAAGCGGCGGGCGAGCGCTACGGCGCCACCACCGTGGGCGCGGGCCGCAAGGCGCAGGTGGAATATGTTTCCGCCAACCCCACCGGGCCGCTGCACATCGGCCACGGTCGCGGCGCGGCCCTTGGCGACTGCCTGGCGCGGGTGCTGCGTTTTGCCGGGTACGATGTCACCACCGAATACTACATCAATGACGCCGGACGGCAGATGCGCCTGCTGGGCCTTTCGGTCTGGCTGCGCGCGCTGGAGATTACCGGCCGCCCGTTCACCCTGCCCGAGGATTTCTATCGCGGCGACTACATCAAGGACATTGCCGCCGAGATGCTGGCCAGCAACCCCGGCCTGGTGGACCTGCCCGAGGACGAAGGCAAGGACCGCTGCTTCGAGTACGCCATGAATTCTATCATGGCCGGCATCAAGCAGGACCTCGCCGACTTCCGCGTGGAGCACCAGGTGTGGTGCTCCGAACTTTCGCTGGTGCGCGAGGGCGCGGTGGAAAAGACCTTCGAACGGCTGAAGGCCGCCGGTCTCGCCTTCGAGCAGGACGGCGCGCTGTGGTTCCGCACCACCACCCTCGGCGACGACAAGGACCGTGTGCTGCGCAAGTCCGACGGCACGCTGACCTACTTCGCCTCGGATATCGCCTACCACGACAACAAGTACGACCGGGGCTTCGACCTCGTCGTGGACATCTGGGGCGCCGACCACCACGGCTACGTGCCGCGCATGCGCGCCGCCGTGGCCGCGCTGGGCAAGCGGCCCGAGCAGTTCGACGTGATCCTGGTGCAGTTGGTGAACCTGCTGCAGAACGGCGAGCAGATCGCCATGTCCACCCGCGCCGGGCAGTTCGAAACCCTGCACGACGTGGTCAAGGAAGTGGGCGCCGACGCCGCGCGGTTCATGTTCCTTTCGCGCAAGAGCGACAGCCACCTCGACTTCGACCTGGAACTGGTGAAGCAGCGTTCCATGGACAACCCGGTGTACTACGTGCAGTACGCCCACGCCCGCGTGTGCGCCGTGCTGCGCAAGGCCGCCGAACGCTCCATCGTCCTGCCCGCGCGGCTGGACGCGGCTGCGCTGGCCCCGCTGACCCAGCCCGAGGAACTGGACCTGCTGCGCCTTGTGGACCGCATGCCCGACACCCTTTCCGCCGCCGCCGAAGGGCTGGCCCCGCACCACGTCAGCTTCTATCTCATGGAACTGGCGGGCGCGCTGCACAGCTACTACGCCAAGGTGCCGGTGCTGAACGCCGCCGACGCGGAAACCATCGTGGCCCGCCTTGCCCTGCTGCGCGCAGTGGGTCGGGCCGTGGCCAACGGCCTGAACCTGCTTGGCGTCGAAGCGCCAGAGGCCATGTAG
- a CDS encoding STT3 domain-containing protein — protein MSAHTPETSPPTASLAGHPEAEGNGESRHLQDSERRNPARRSPRTPQAGLRAAVVALCSPGGRAVLLALLAFGVAFAMRMLEYPAWQTPEYQLDGEYLLATHDAYHWTAGADGFEFGAGHPMSELVRYVALFTGSTSGAVGFWLPPVMGSLLAVAVFAWAAALGGMEAGLCAGVLASLAPGFLARTLLGYCDTDLVTLLFALVAALGPGLWLAPRLCTLPEMAVALYRWLRRGRTPAAAVASGAAADADADGDAADGATDADDTLAPRWMAVLLCSGLLGWWSQEWHSMFPYLVRYYALLVPGLAVVFGRRGKRADLMVGGLLYALPLLGGWPGFAGAALLAVGLRGPWPFLRALAERRVVHAGLWLVVLWLVADAEVFRTMLNSAQSYIKRAGDAVAQPDGDVLVYPSVAQSIIEVQDLSVAEVLAYFHPWMPAALAGLAGFGIALVARPAALFHLPLAVLAFLSIKLGGRMVMFGAPVMALGICMPVHWLAGLVLRDNFYRTAGRLLVSAVLLVVLGAPYLEVIPAMTQGPIINRRHAAALKFLRTNTPEDAMIWNWWDWGYSTHHFAHRSTIADGASHGGPSLFVPAAVYASDNPRFARQIIKYAASKGNIPGNVFEGMNNHAADDLMRRLAARKEPLVAAQGRQYLVVSFDMLRLGFWITTYGRWDFLAKEGRGYQIASISKPLQFSMENGVVLVQNMDPVYAESIDVLDDTGLQRQMYFRFNGRHFIFNRTTGDKLVIDDDMYNTLMVQLLLSSPEDPRFTPYFRLVFDNVHTRVYEVL, from the coding sequence ATGAGCGCGCACACGCCCGAAACATCTCCCCCGACCGCCTCCCTTGCCGGGCACCCGGAAGCCGAGGGCAACGGCGAATCACGCCATCTTCAGGACAGCGAACGACGGAACCCGGCGCGGCGATCGCCGCGAACCCCGCAAGCTGGGCTGCGCGCCGCCGTCGTGGCGTTGTGTTCGCCGGGCGGACGCGCCGTGTTGCTGGCCCTGCTGGCCTTCGGCGTGGCCTTTGCCATGCGCATGCTGGAATACCCGGCCTGGCAGACCCCGGAATACCAGTTGGACGGCGAATACCTGCTGGCCACGCATGACGCCTATCACTGGACGGCGGGGGCGGATGGCTTCGAGTTCGGCGCGGGGCACCCCATGTCCGAACTGGTGCGCTACGTGGCCCTGTTTACCGGGTCCACGTCCGGGGCCGTGGGCTTCTGGCTGCCGCCGGTCATGGGCAGCCTGCTGGCGGTGGCCGTGTTTGCCTGGGCCGCCGCGCTGGGCGGCATGGAGGCGGGGCTGTGCGCCGGGGTGCTGGCCTCGCTGGCGCCCGGCTTTCTGGCCCGCACCCTGCTGGGCTACTGCGACACCGATCTGGTAACCCTGCTGTTCGCCCTGGTGGCCGCGCTGGGGCCGGGCCTGTGGCTGGCCCCGCGCCTGTGCACCCTGCCGGAGATGGCCGTGGCCCTGTACCGCTGGCTGCGGCGCGGGCGTACGCCCGCCGCCGCTGTGGCTTCCGGCGCCGCTGCGGATGCGGATGCGGACGGGGACGCGGCGGACGGGGCAACGGATGCCGACGACACCCTTGCCCCCCGCTGGATGGCCGTGCTGTTGTGCAGCGGCCTGCTGGGCTGGTGGTCGCAGGAATGGCATTCCATGTTTCCGTATCTGGTGCGCTACTACGCGCTGCTGGTGCCCGGCCTGGCCGTGGTGTTCGGCAGGCGCGGCAAGCGGGCCGACCTGATGGTGGGCGGCCTGCTGTATGCCCTGCCCCTGCTGGGCGGTTGGCCGGGCTTTGCCGGGGCGGCGCTGCTGGCGGTGGGGCTGCGCGGTCCGTGGCCCTTCCTGCGGGCGCTGGCCGAACGGCGGGTGGTGCACGCCGGGCTGTGGCTGGTGGTGCTGTGGCTGGTGGCCGATGCCGAAGTGTTCCGGACCATGCTGAATTCGGCCCAAAGCTACATCAAGCGGGCGGGCGACGCCGTGGCCCAGCCCGACGGCGACGTGCTGGTCTATCCTTCCGTGGCCCAGAGCATCATCGAGGTGCAGGATCTTTCGGTGGCGGAAGTGCTGGCCTACTTCCACCCGTGGATGCCCGCCGCATTGGCCGGGCTGGCCGGGTTCGGCATCGCGCTGGTGGCGCGCCCGGCGGCGCTGTTCCATCTGCCGCTGGCGGTGCTGGCCTTCCTGTCCATCAAGCTGGGCGGGCGCATGGTCATGTTCGGCGCGCCGGTGATGGCCCTTGGCATCTGCATGCCGGTGCACTGGCTGGCGGGCCTTGTGCTGCGCGACAACTTCTACCGCACCGCCGGACGGCTGCTGGTTTCCGCCGTGCTGCTGGTGGTGCTGGGCGCGCCGTACCTTGAAGTGATTCCGGCCATGACCCAGGGGCCCATCATCAACCGGCGGCATGCGGCGGCGCTGAAATTTTTGCGCACCAACACGCCGGAAGATGCCATGATCTGGAACTGGTGGGACTGGGGCTATTCCACCCACCACTTCGCGCACCGTTCGACCATCGCCGACGGCGCGAGCCATGGCGGGCCTTCGCTGTTCGTGCCTGCCGCCGTGTATGCCTCGGACAACCCGCGCTTTGCCCGGCAGATCATCAAGTACGCGGCCAGCAAGGGGAACATTCCCGGCAACGTTTTCGAGGGCATGAACAACCACGCCGCCGACGACCTGATGCGCAGGCTGGCCGCCCGAAAGGAGCCGCTGGTGGCCGCGCAGGGCAGGCAGTATCTGGTGGTCAGCTTCGACATGCTGCGCCTGGGCTTCTGGATAACCACCTATGGCCGCTGGGATTTTCTGGCCAAGGAAGGGCGCGGCTACCAGATAGCCTCCATCAGCAAGCCGTTGCAGTTCAGCATGGAAAACGGCGTGGTGCTGGTGCAGAACATGGACCCGGTGTACGCGGAATCCATCGACGTGCTCGACGATACCGGCCTGCAACGCCAGATGTACTTCCGGTTCAATGGGCGGCACTTCATCTTCAACCGCACCACCGGCGACAAGCTGGTCATCGACGATGACATGTACAACACGCTGATGGTGCAGCTGCTGCTGTCGTCACCGGAAGACCCGCGCTTTACGCCGTACTTCAGGCTGGTGTTCGATAATGTGCATACGCGCGTGTACGAAGTGTTGTAG
- a CDS encoding SPOR domain-containing protein: MAAPRQGQNGPGAQGGRGGQGAKDGGRKKGVYTINVTLPSLISAGIVAIIGFGWVFLLGVIVGRGYNPEERLGIDRIMPKPAVNATAGGGSIPMPGGVIKAEELQFMDSLRAKPAPVSGNAGVAVNASEIVTRNGRKDQKPEPKTDTKKDVKTARADTKANSRTDSKTTQKAEAKPEAKRDDRKTATTTAAASKDTRDSKDAKDARTAESKPADGDRFDYVYQVAAYKTAAPANALKTKLEASGIKVRLDSSVENGVSWYRLNALFRGTPEDTRQLRAALAKHGIDKVILRSKTPVSR; encoded by the coding sequence ATGGCAGCACCCAGACAAGGGCAGAACGGACCAGGCGCGCAAGGCGGGCGTGGTGGCCAGGGGGCGAAGGATGGCGGGCGCAAGAAGGGCGTCTACACCATCAACGTCACCCTGCCCTCGCTCATTTCTGCGGGCATCGTGGCCATCATCGGCTTCGGCTGGGTATTCCTGCTCGGCGTCATCGTGGGGCGCGGCTACAATCCGGAAGAACGCCTGGGCATCGACCGCATCATGCCCAAGCCCGCCGTCAACGCCACTGCCGGAGGGGGCTCCATCCCCATGCCCGGCGGGGTCATCAAGGCGGAAGAACTCCAGTTCATGGATTCCCTGCGCGCCAAGCCCGCCCCGGTTTCCGGCAATGCGGGCGTGGCGGTGAACGCCTCGGAAATCGTGACCAGGAACGGCAGGAAGGACCAGAAGCCCGAGCCGAAAACGGACACGAAAAAGGACGTCAAAACCGCCAGGGCCGACACCAAGGCGAATTCCAGGACGGATTCCAAGACGACCCAGAAGGCCGAAGCCAAACCGGAAGCCAAAAGGGACGACAGGAAAACCGCGACGACCACCGCCGCCGCGTCGAAGGACACCCGCGATTCCAAGGACGCGAAGGACGCCAGGACGGCGGAGTCCAAGCCCGCCGACGGCGACCGCTTCGACTACGTGTACCAGGTGGCGGCTTACAAGACGGCGGCCCCCGCCAACGCCCTGAAGACCAAACTGGAGGCATCCGGCATCAAGGTGCGCCTGGATTCCTCGGTGGAAAACGGCGTGTCGTGGTACCGCCTGAACGCGCTGTTCCGGGGCACGCCCGAGGACACGCGCCAGTTGCGCGCCGCGCTCGCCAAACACGGCATCGACAAGGTCATTCTGCGCAGCAAGACGCCAGTTTCCCGATAG
- a CDS encoding ACP S-malonyltransferase, with protein MNRTDIAILFPGQGSQEPGMGRDVADAMPEAMDLWKKAERASGLPLREIYWDGGDDKAMADTRNLQPALTVVNLSLWLRLAGRVSPACAAGHSLGEYAAAAACGALSVDSTLELVALRGRLMAEADPDGKGAMAAVLKLSQADLETVVAESAEATGQMIRIANYNTPGQLVLSGMRDAIADAAARVKEHKGRAIILPVSGAFHSPLMDEAAKELARAMRTATWSRPRFAVYCNVTGQAVTDGESLHEVMTRQMTSSVQWIATVTNQWNAGVRRWVEVGPKGVLTKMVGPILTGMGAASGVPAAEEDGWTAEGAGSLELADALSF; from the coding sequence ATGAACCGTACCGACATCGCCATCCTGTTCCCCGGCCAAGGCTCGCAGGAACCCGGCATGGGCCGCGACGTGGCCGACGCCATGCCCGAGGCCATGGACCTGTGGAAGAAGGCCGAACGCGCAAGCGGCCTGCCCCTGCGCGAAATCTACTGGGACGGCGGCGACGACAAGGCCATGGCCGACACCCGCAACCTGCAACCGGCGCTGACCGTGGTCAACCTGTCCCTGTGGCTGCGCCTTGCGGGACGCGTCAGCCCCGCCTGCGCCGCCGGGCACAGCCTGGGCGAATACGCGGCTGCCGCAGCCTGCGGCGCGCTTTCCGTGGACAGCACCCTGGAACTGGTGGCCCTGCGCGGTCGTCTGATGGCCGAGGCCGACCCCGACGGCAAGGGGGCCATGGCCGCAGTGCTCAAGCTTTCGCAGGCCGATCTGGAAACCGTGGTGGCCGAATCCGCCGAGGCCACCGGCCAGATGATCCGCATCGCCAACTACAATACGCCGGGCCAACTGGTGCTGTCCGGCATGCGCGACGCCATCGCCGATGCCGCCGCCAGAGTCAAGGAGCACAAGGGCCGGGCCATCATCCTGCCCGTCAGCGGGGCCTTCCACAGCCCGCTCATGGACGAGGCGGCAAAGGAACTGGCCAGGGCCATGCGCACGGCCACCTGGTCGCGCCCGCGCTTTGCCGTGTACTGCAACGTCACCGGCCAGGCCGTCACCGACGGCGAATCGCTGCACGAGGTCATGACCCGGCAGATGACGTCCTCCGTGCAGTGGATCGCCACCGTGACCAACCAGTGGAACGCCGGAGTGCGCCGCTGGGTGGAGGTTGGCCCCAAGGGCGTGCTGACCAAGATGGTGGGGCCCATCCTTACCGGCATGGGGGCCGCATCTGGCGTGCCTGCCGCCGAGGAAGACGGCTGGACCGCCGAGGGCGCGGGCAGCCTGGAACTGGCCGACGCGCTGTCGTTCTAG